The following proteins are co-located in the Paenibacillus sp. JNUCC32 genome:
- a CDS encoding nucleoside deaminase produces the protein MNDHNHEYWMHQAIAEAHRNVQHVEGGPFGAIVVKDGQVIGRGRNLVTALNDPTAHAEVQAIREACLHLEDFQLKGCTIYTSCEPCPMCLGAIYWSRPDAVYYASTKQDAAEIGFDDHFIYDEIAMPMDQRSIPMKQVRTADYLLPFQAWSSAERKIEY, from the coding sequence ATGAATGATCATAATCATGAGTACTGGATGCATCAGGCGATTGCAGAAGCCCATCGAAACGTTCAACATGTGGAAGGAGGTCCGTTTGGGGCGATTGTGGTTAAGGATGGCCAAGTGATCGGCAGGGGCCGTAATTTGGTTACTGCGTTGAACGACCCTACCGCTCATGCCGAGGTGCAAGCCATACGGGAAGCCTGCCTGCATTTAGAGGATTTTCAATTGAAAGGTTGCACGATCTATACCAGCTGCGAACCCTGTCCGATGTGCCTGGGGGCTATCTACTGGTCAAGGCCCGATGCCGTTTATTATGCAAGCACGAAGCAGGATGCGGCCGAGATCGGGTTTGATGATCATTTCATATACGATGAAATCGCCATGCCGATGGATCAGCGTTCCATCCCCATGAAGCAGGTTCGGACAGCGGATTATTTGCTGCCATTCCAAGCGTGGAGCTCTGCGGAGCGAAAAATTGAATATTAA
- a CDS encoding arylamine N-acetyltransferase family protein, which yields MSNPTYGLDVNQYLDRIGYTGPIVNSAYMLARLQEQHVHTVPYENLDILDRIPLSLDVPHLYDKIVTRHRGGYCFELNALFGWLLQELGFKVTHYFGRFWRDETDTPAKRRHHILQVDIEDQRYIADVGVGGAGPRHPLELVDGLEQTQGNETYRLVQTEAYGWMLEEWKKDAWDPVFSFTEEPNLPKDFITTSFWCEHAPDSPFNKTARVSIRTAEGRNTVDDDEFRIYKSGGVHTFKPGNPQEYAEALHTYFGIPIDK from the coding sequence ATGAGTAACCCGACATATGGCCTGGACGTTAACCAGTATCTTGACCGTATTGGATATACGGGCCCGATTGTGAACAGCGCTTATATGCTCGCCAGGCTGCAGGAGCAGCATGTGCATACCGTCCCCTATGAAAATCTCGATATCCTTGACCGAATTCCGCTTTCCCTGGATGTTCCCCATCTCTACGATAAAATCGTCACCCGCCATCGCGGCGGCTACTGCTTCGAGCTCAATGCGTTGTTTGGCTGGCTGCTGCAGGAACTGGGCTTTAAGGTCACTCATTACTTCGGTCGCTTCTGGCGGGATGAGACCGATACGCCTGCTAAGCGGCGGCACCATATCCTGCAGGTGGATATCGAAGACCAGCGATATATTGCCGACGTCGGAGTGGGAGGCGCCGGACCTCGCCACCCTTTGGAGTTGGTAGATGGCCTGGAACAAACCCAGGGGAACGAAACCTACCGGCTGGTTCAGACCGAGGCTTATGGCTGGATGCTCGAGGAGTGGAAAAAAGATGCCTGGGATCCGGTCTTCTCTTTTACGGAAGAACCTAATCTACCGAAAGATTTCATCACCACCTCCTTCTGGTGCGAGCATGCCCCCGATTCACCGTTTAATAAAACGGCCCGGGTATCCATACGTACCGCTGAAGGCAGAAACACCGTGGATGACGACGAGTTCAGAATCTACAAGTCCGGCGGCGTCCACACCTTTAAACCGGGAAATCCACAGGAATATGCCGAAGCGCTTCATACTTATTTCGGTATCCCTATCGATAAATAA
- a CDS encoding YcdB/YcdC domain-containing protein, translating into MTMDIQALRAAAGTITFIPEHYELVMEDNTPKGFDEKERTFIWEDPHSENSRIEVSLSLETGQLMRLQIDQERDDTIRGSAIEAGSTTEQAADIAKAFMIRHHPNYAALTWIRSEIKRNYVEIEFRAEVGGLPLPRSGCEIRLDADFNIVLYKAEEFTGMELPVWPDRLLVSAEAAKQRILQDMEMQPIITTLYPSIYDMEGEEDQHRLVYEPIQGRRKIDAVTGEPLHNLQHDLLPPTVSITPADPGNLDNAYTVKPVLPSRTGTEHSSPDEDSDLIPFWEAQLGIDTERYVLDKPRGDDQNLILLYFDKSDMNEDEADQSATDPLSVDRYFERRWGKTLRNLQAAYMIHIDKATGRLEAYHYKPESSDGEAVLTREQCWERAELFLQRFFPSYAKYLRLEVKWDWKDGVTNSEQEGDEGEAEKRDREFFHLPLYIDQYRVRLERVNICVSTMTGEVLLYRSVSHEKIRELEACGFKAAVSAASALARYAERLEMSLRWYMDGDDGPARYRLIYDPVHKRRAKTGVSVSEYLLEYIDAVSGELIWSKL; encoded by the coding sequence ATGACCATGGATATCCAGGCGCTCCGGGCAGCTGCAGGAACGATCACCTTCATACCTGAGCATTATGAACTTGTCATGGAGGATAACACCCCTAAGGGGTTCGATGAAAAAGAGAGAACGTTTATTTGGGAGGACCCTCATTCCGAGAACAGCCGAATTGAGGTTTCATTAAGCCTGGAGACCGGTCAGCTGATGAGGCTTCAAATCGATCAAGAGCGTGATGACACGATACGGGGAAGCGCGATAGAGGCAGGAAGCACGACGGAGCAGGCAGCGGACATAGCTAAAGCGTTCATGATCCGGCATCATCCGAATTATGCAGCGCTTACCTGGATTCGATCAGAGATCAAACGAAATTATGTTGAGATTGAGTTTAGGGCAGAGGTCGGCGGATTGCCGCTGCCGCGCTCCGGTTGTGAGATCCGGCTTGACGCCGATTTCAATATCGTGCTTTACAAGGCGGAAGAATTCACGGGAATGGAGCTGCCGGTTTGGCCGGACAGGCTGCTCGTTAGTGCGGAGGCTGCGAAGCAAAGGATCCTTCAGGATATGGAGATGCAGCCCATCATAACCACACTGTATCCCTCTATATATGACATGGAGGGGGAGGAGGATCAACATCGGCTGGTTTATGAACCGATTCAGGGGCGTCGTAAGATCGATGCCGTTACGGGCGAGCCCTTACATAACCTGCAGCATGATTTGCTGCCGCCGACTGTTTCAATCACGCCTGCGGATCCCGGTAATTTAGATAACGCCTATACTGTTAAGCCTGTTCTCCCATCAAGGACCGGAACCGAACATTCAAGCCCAGATGAAGATTCAGATTTAATTCCATTCTGGGAGGCCCAGCTGGGCATTGATACGGAGCGGTATGTTCTGGATAAGCCCAGGGGAGACGATCAAAACCTGATTTTATTGTACTTTGATAAAAGCGATATGAACGAGGATGAAGCGGATCAATCGGCAACCGATCCGTTATCGGTGGACCGATATTTTGAACGACGATGGGGAAAAACGCTTCGCAATCTTCAAGCAGCTTACATGATACATATAGATAAGGCCACAGGCAGATTAGAGGCGTACCATTATAAACCGGAAAGCTCCGACGGAGAGGCGGTGCTCACTCGCGAGCAATGCTGGGAACGAGCAGAGCTGTTCTTGCAGAGATTTTTTCCGTCATACGCCAAGTATTTGCGACTGGAAGTGAAATGGGATTGGAAAGACGGGGTAACGAACAGTGAGCAAGAGGGAGATGAGGGCGAAGCAGAGAAGCGAGATCGGGAATTCTTCCACTTGCCGCTGTATATCGATCAATACCGGGTACGTCTGGAGCGTGTAAATATTTGCGTAAGCACGATGACGGGAGAAGTGCTTCTGTACCGCAGTGTGTCTCATGAGAAAATCCGTGAGCTGGAGGCTTGCGGGTTTAAGGCTGCGGTTTCTGCGGCATCGGCACTCGCACGATATGCGGAACGGCTGGAGATGTCGCTCAGGTGGTATATGGATGGTGATGACGGCCCGGCCCGCTACCGGTTAATCTATGATCCCGTGCACAAGAGACGAGCCAAAACAGGAGTAAGCGTTTCAGAGTATCTTTTGGAATATATAGATGCCGTGAGCGGAGAACTGATATGGTCCAAATTGTGA